Genomic DNA from Jonesia denitrificans DSM 20603:
ACGCCTGCGTTTTCGCCGATTCCGACGAGGAGGTTTTTCGTCATCTCGGGGGTGGTTTTGTCACCGAAGGTGCGCAGGTGGACTTTGGAGGATTTGTAGGAGCAGTGCTCGGACCACATGACGGAGTACATGGCGAGTTCGGCTGCTGTGGGGCGGCGGCCGAGGATGTCGCGGATGCGTTGGTATTCGTCGTCTTTGAGTCCGAGGGATGCGTAAGGCTGTTCCTCGTCCGGGGTGTTCGCTGCGTGGTCGACGGTGTCCGGGGTGGGCGTGCTGGAGGCAGTCATTCGTTCCCTCATGAGTGGTGTGCGCGGCGCGTGGGCGCATCGGCAAGACGCTTTGATTCTAGCCGGTGTGGGGTGGTGGAGGGTGGGGGTGTCTCAACACCTTGTCGGCAACCGTTTAACGTGGTGAGCGGCACATGAGGGTGGGGGTGCGTGATAGGAACGGGGTATGAGACGTGTGATGTGGGTAGCAGCGTGTGTGATGGTGGCGGCGGTGGTTGCTGGGTGCGGTGGTTCTGCGCCGGGCGGGGAGGCGAACCGCCCGGCACCGTCGGCGTCTGAACCATTATCCTCACGCGCACCTGGGGACGCCACGACACGTGATGACGACGTGGCGTTGTCACCCTCGGCAACGGTCACGGTAGATGGTCAGGGGTGGTCCGTGACTGGTGGGCGCGTCGTCTCTGGTGATCCTCACTCCGGCGCCGTGGTGCGGGTACCTCTGAGCAAGAACGGTACGGTCGCTGTGGCCCTGGAGGGGCCAGATGGGTTGGCTGCGCAGGTTGAGGTTGATGGCACCGTTGCAGTGACGGTCGAGGGTGAGTTTGTTGTGGGGTTGTCCGCTGCGCGTGAGGTCGCAAGTGGTGATGGGGCTGGGGATGTGGTGGGCAGGTGGGCGGTGCGAGAGGGCGGCGCGCTGGTGGTGGAGCTTGCCGATGCGCCGGTGACGCACGACGGGTCGGTTGCGGTCACAGTGGGCATAGATTCTGTGGGGTCTGTCACATGGGGGGTGGCGGAGGGAGGGTCGTCGTTGGCGGTGACTCCGAGCACGTGGGGTCGCGCTGGCGGCGTCACGGTGGCCCGCTTCGGGTGGGCTGACGTTGTGGAGCGTGACGCTGATGCTGATATTCCGGGGATGGAGGAACAGTTTGCTTGTCACGCGTTGGGCGCCTCGGCGAAGGACACGTGGAATCTGGAACCGTGGCGTCCTGCGGTGCCGCTGCCGCAGATGATGGCGGCGCTATGTAACCCAGAGTCACAATAACCCGAGACGAGGGTTGCGCTGAGGTAAGCCTAACCTTTACTGTTGCTGTCAGTCAGGAATTACGCAACGCTACCGTTCCGTAATTAATGCGAAAATATCCGACCCGGCAGGAAGACACGACCGTGAAGACAACCACGAGGTCCACCCTCGGAATCAGCGCAGCCCTCGCCACCCTCCTGGCACTTGGAGCATGCAGCTCTGAAGCCCAAGGCGACAACGCCGCCGACACCACCGCAGATTCCGGTGACACCATCAGCGTGACTCACGCACAAGGCACCACTGATGTGCCCGTCAACCCCGACACGGTCTACACCTTCGACCTAGGTGTCCTTGACTCCCTCACCTCACTGGGTGTTGACGTTGCCGGTGTCCCCGACGCCGTCTACCCTGCCTCACTGTCGCAATACGCCTCCGACGACTACGCCAAAGTCGGTTCCATGAAAGAACCCGACCTTGAAGCAATCGCCAACGGCGACCCCGACCTCATCATCATCTCCGCGCGACTATCAGAGTCCTACGAAGAACTCTCCAAAATCGCCCCCACCATTGACCTCACCGTCGACGCCACCGACCCACTGCCCTCCTTCACCGAACACACCGAAACACTGGGCAAAATCTTCGACAAGGAAGACGAAGTGGCCGGGAAACTCACCGGCATCACCGAACAAATTGACTCCATCAAAGCCGAGGCAGCCAACGCTGGTAACGCTCTGATCCTCATGACCTCCGCCACTGAAGTCACCGCATACGGCGCCGGGTCCCGCTTTGGTCTCATCCACGACGTCCTCGGTTTCCCCACCGCCGCCGACATCGCTTCCGAAGGCCCACACGGTGAAGCCGTATCCTTCGAGTTCGTCAAAGAAACAAACCCTGACATCCTCTACGCGATCGACCGTGACGCTGCCTTCGGTGAATCCACCGACGCCTCCGAGGCTGTCCTCGACAATGAACTCGTCAACTCCACCAACGCCGCCAAAAACAACAAGATCATCAACCTTGACGGTGGCTCCTGGTACCTCGTGGGATACGGGCTCAACAACCTTCCCGCCATGATCGGCGAAGTCGCACAAGCCCTGTAAACCCCACCACACCCTCGCATCGACAAGGTCACGTCATGGCACTGACAGCAGTCGAACCAGCCCAGGCCGTGTCCATCACACCCGTGACGGACACGGCCACCGGCCGTTCACGCCCCTACCTGCTCCTGAGTGGCGCACTCGCCACCGTCCTCCTGCTCGCCGTTGTCTCCATGTTCGTCGGAGTCTCCGACGTGAGCCTCCCCCGCCTGGCTGCAGGCGACCAAGGCGCGTGGGAAATCCTGTGGATCTCCCGCATACCACGCACCCTGTCCGTCATCCTCGCGGGCGCCGCTCTCGCAATCGCAGGGCTCATCATGCAACAGATGGCCCGCAACCGGTTTGTGGAACCCTCCATGGTCGGGACCGTCGAATCCGCCACACTCGGCATTTTGATCGTGACAGTTGCCCTG
This window encodes:
- a CDS encoding DUF2599 domain-containing protein; protein product: MRRVMWVAACVMVAAVVAGCGGSAPGGEANRPAPSASEPLSSRAPGDATTRDDDVALSPSATVTVDGQGWSVTGGRVVSGDPHSGAVVRVPLSKNGTVAVALEGPDGLAAQVEVDGTVAVTVEGEFVVGLSAAREVASGDGAGDVVGRWAVREGGALVVELADAPVTHDGSVAVTVGIDSVGSVTWGVAEGGSSLAVTPSTWGRAGGVTVARFGWADVVERDADADIPGMEEQFACHALGASAKDTWNLEPWRPAVPLPQMMAALCNPESQ
- a CDS encoding siderophore ABC transporter substrate-binding protein, producing MKTTTRSTLGISAALATLLALGACSSEAQGDNAADTTADSGDTISVTHAQGTTDVPVNPDTVYTFDLGVLDSLTSLGVDVAGVPDAVYPASLSQYASDDYAKVGSMKEPDLEAIANGDPDLIIISARLSESYEELSKIAPTIDLTVDATDPLPSFTEHTETLGKIFDKEDEVAGKLTGITEQIDSIKAEAANAGNALILMTSATEVTAYGAGSRFGLIHDVLGFPTAADIASEGPHGEAVSFEFVKETNPDILYAIDRDAAFGESTDASEAVLDNELVNSTNAAKNNKIINLDGGSWYLVGYGLNNLPAMIGEVAQAL